TTTGCAAACAGACTTTGCCGCAGCCCCTCGCCCCGTCACAGTGGCATTCTTTGGCATATGAAGAAGGAATGCagaggtcccccccccccccaatttagTTTCCTGTGCTGTCGCCTGCCAGCCCCATGAATCCGTCCAATCCCTGGCATTTCCCGGGGAATGTGACAGGAATGTTATCTGCCTCCGAGTGGAATGCCTGGGTCACGCTTTTGTCTTCACCAGTCGCCCAGAATATCCACTCCGAGTGCTTtctcccataatgcaacaggcatggaattaaaaaaaaaaaaaaaaaaaaggtaagcTTTAAAGTATAGACACACACGTTTTTCTGACACGGCGACGCTGAGCTGATTCTAGACGAATTCGGAGCCTCTTCCTGAACGCGCCTGGTGAACCGTTCCAGGAAGCTTGAGGAGACATATATTAAAGAGACATTTCACGAAATAAGGCACTCCAATTTCCCATTGTGCTGAACGCTTTCAGTCTGCAGAGAGGTAGAGGCAGATGAAGCTGTGCAAGTGGCTTTATCCACCTCTGCATTGTCGCGGCGCTTCAAAGGGAGGGAGCCAGACGAAAGCCGGCGGTGCGAGCGGTCTGATAGGATCTGAAGATGGGACTTGTGATCTGTGTTCGGCCCCTTCAAAgggacagacaaacacagataGAGAAGAAGAATAGAGACGTGGGGGAAGCCATTCAATGTACCACCTTAACTGGCTTTCTGATTTCCAAAGCGGCGGGCTGGCGAAGTAGCCCAGCCTCCCATGAGGGaacccccccccatccccgcCAAACCCCCCTGCAGGGTCCATAACGGTCCATGAGAAATCCAAATCTTTCTGGGACTTAGGGAAGCAGCCCTGAATTGTGTTCCGGTGATTGAAAAAGCTCTATTCAGAAGCGGTCGTCTCTGAGTTGCGTCGGGGACTTGAAGGGTTTGAGTCCCAGTATCCTGCGGGGGTGGGCCCTCTCTTTGGTGCCGTCCAAGGGTCTGCCGCAGGCCGCCCAGTCCAGGTCGATGAGGGGGGAGTCGGCCGGGTTGATGGGCGCTATCCGGAACGACGGCAGAGTCGGGGAGCCGTTGGCGGAGCACGGGGCGGAGCGGGAGGTGGGGAAGGGCGCCGAGAAGGGGGCGGAGAAAGGGTCGAAGGGCGAGGCCACGTCCGAGCCGCTGGAGGGGTCGGCCTTGAGGGCGAAAGGGTCGCAGTCGGGCGAGGGGAACGGGTCGCAGTTGGTGAAGGGGTTGGTGGGCGAGGGATGGTGGCTCAGGAGGTTGCTGTCCGAGCGGTTGGGGCAGCGGCCCCCGGCGGAGCTCCTGCCGCCGGCCGAGATGAAGCTCCAGGGGTCGATGCGGGGGCGGATGGGGGACGGGCGGGGCCGGGGGATGACGCTGACCTCGAGCCGACGGGTTTTGGGGCTGTAGAGGGCCGGATTGATGTAGGGCAGAGAGGGTTTGTCCTCAGAGTCCTGCGTGTCTTGGCACAAGGGAAGGTCCAAcactggaagaaagaaaaaccgtTAAAGGCTCCAGGAGATACAGAACACACCTCCTTAAGTCACACATGCTGAATATTAGGATCCAGCGAGCtgtcttaaaatgaaaaattcacaTATTCTGTTATTTGTTTCATAAGATTTATTTGGCACATCCAGCAGTGGGTTGTTCATCATCATCTCTTTGATCGATACCTCCTTTTCTCCATTCTATTTTATGACACTAATTTCTAAATGAAATATCCTCTTTTCATTCAAAATATCTGGTTTGTATCTCATTCTAGCAGTGTGTTGAAACAAGTACTTATTCAAATGATGAACAACAGCTGAGTTTATATTTCAATTTCATATTTATACAACATTTAAATGTTGCGCTTAAATATTGAGGGTAAAAatgcacaacaaaaacacaaaaagctcaGCTTTGGGTTAGTGTTATCTACTCAGCCAAGCTAACCACTGACCAATTAAGCCTACGAACGcatgaaaaatagttttttcaTGATGTATTCAtctattttgttgtgttttcagacatgTTTATAGATCTAGCTAACTTGAGGCTTGAAAAAAAGCTATCGATAATAAAAAAGATTAATGATTTGCCAAGTTTTCAGATAAAATTTAACCTCAAAACTAAATTGAATCAAGCTATCCATAGCAGGACAATACTTTTCCTCACAATCTATTCAAATCATGTAGTTTAGGCTAATTTCAGGCTAAACACAACAATGAGATATTGTTTTGGGAAAACATTAGCTACGTAGCTTTATCTAACCTTTAACCTGAAATAAATGTTCCAGACACTacaaaatcttttttatttattacatttttttttttttttttttttttacacacgaTACAATGACATGATTTAGTTGTTGACACTGTTCGTCAGCTAAtgttcatttttatgttttccgGTCACTCTAGCATTGGCTCACCGCTAACTTCATCTTCTATCTTATAAGGACTAAGTCTGGGGCGTCCACTGCAAACGCAACTTTTTAAGAACACTCCTTCTCCATGTGAATTGgggaaaaagcaacttttcttctatcgttttttttttttttttttcatatactgCTGCCAGCTAGTGCAAACCTCATTACTAAAACATGCAATTTTTTCCACTGAGAATAAActgttttattacattattcctgaaagtaaatgaaaagaaggcatttaaaaaaaaataaaaattcctgAAAGTATTAATAATGTTATTCTCATCATTAACCTGCTCAATAACttaagaaagcagcagaaagcgaGGAGCAAAATGAGCAGAGAGCTACACAGTCAACATATTAAACATCTTCATCATCTTGCCTTGCTTGAGGAGGGTTTAATTGTTAATCTGCAAATTGCTCTCAATCCTCTGCAGTGCTGCCCTGCTGCTCTCTTATGCGCCTCTCTCCAATCTCAAACTCACGCTCGCTTAATAACCGgcaaaaacagagaaacctgCGAGATGAGGCAGCAGACACGAAGGTCTGGACGTATTGTAGCAAAATCAAACGTTTACACAAAGTCGACGCAATTAGTACAAATTAAGTAGACCCGAGCGCCGAGCAACTCGTTGACAATGCAGCAACAGCAGCTAACAGCGGAGTGTAAATTAGCGCTGACAAGAACattaaactcaaaataaatcagCCTGAATGAACATTTGCTCGTTGCAAATGTGATGCGTCTGCCAAATGGCATTATTTACATCAATTGCAACTCTCCAAGGCCGCTAAGCTATTCGGCTGACAAGAAAGAGCAATCAGGAGTCACATGAGAGCAGAGCGACAACAAcggcaacaacaaaaaaaggtaCACAAATCTTCCCCAGTCCTCTTTCAAGTTCACCACAGGCAACCGTGTGGAAGTCTGTCTGCATCTGAGTCATTACAGTCAAACATAATAAGATGCTGAGCTAAAATACTGGCTTTTTTAATTATCTTGGGCTTTTTTGCGCTTGGGTGATGTAATGAGCGCGTTGCGGTAAGTCGAGGCGCGTCGGCACGCCGGTGGAGAATCCCGGGCTCTGCGAGTCAATGGGAACGGCACCGAGTGTGAAATGCGACCACGGGGCAGTCTTAAAGCtctaaaaacaaaccaaatccTCACGCCTCCGTTATTACGCCGCCAAACCGTGCCAGAGCATCGGGGAAGGGGAACATGCGAAATCAGAGTCTGCAAACATGAGCCCAAACACAAAACCCTGCCACGTTCTGATTTCCAGGAAATGAATGCTAATCCCTTCCTGAACACGTtgggtttttgggtttttttccttcctcttttttaaaccatgTGTCATGTATGTGTCCCCTGGCACGTGCCGGCTCCAGCCCGAGACGTACCACTGAGCTCCAGGCAGACTCCCAAGCTGCCCGGGGAAAGGGGCCAGAAAGGCGGCGGCAAAAAATAGAGCGCTCGCAATCCTCCAGTCTCGCTGCATTCTGCTGGTCTGACCTCAGCTTGATGTTCTGCATTCATGGAACGAAAACCCTGGGAGGAAGTCGTTTTCAACTGGGTCACGAGTCGGAGATGCGATGtaaccacatgcacacactcacgcagaaaaaaaaaaaaactatgaattTTCAACCGTCTTTGTTTGTCCACTCGGTATCTCCACTTACGCAGATGATGGTGTCGTAAATGTTCGTGAGCTACCCAACACGAGAGGCTAAAAAGACGGCGCTGCGGAGGCAAAAACAGTCCCGAGTCTCGCTGCATTCGGCCTGTGCGACCTCAACTGTTCTGCTTCATGCTGTGCATTCGTCTTTAACTCggcaataaaaagaaaacttggaGGAAGTGCGGCGGggaagacagagggaggaaatgagaaacaaaaaaaacacaacacaagccTGGATGCTAGCTTTGCTAAGCAAGTATTAGCAGGGAAGTGTGGAGGGCCAGCTGTTACCtgagatatgcaaatgagagaagaaaagctttgatgtaaatggaaaaaaaaagaaaaagcccgAGCAGCATTTGAAGCCTCCCTCCCTTGTGCTGGGAAGATCTCGCTAAAAAAAGGCACGGTAATAATTTGGCGAGGAGTTCGAGGGAACATTGTCATGCTGAGGAGGCGCATTATTCAAGGTAAGAGCTGGATCCTCGCTCCCGtatggggtggggtgggggtggggtggggggggggcaactcCTGGAACAAGCTCGGCGCTCCTCAGGAAATGCAGATGAATCTTGcagctaaattaaaaaaagcaaatcacCAACCTGATCTGGGGAAGAGGCTGTACTTTAAAGACACTCTCTGGTGACTTCCTATTGCTCTTTAATTAAGCAGGAAGACACGTGTGAGGTAAATTAAAAGAGAGCAGTCAAAATGAAACCCACAGAGGTGGATTTAATCGCTATAGTCGCTGTGACGCAACTTTCATTACCCTGTATCGAATATGTCAccatgtttttccacatttcttctGAACGCAGTAAATGGATGTCGATCACATGACTGCAATGATGGCGACAcctctgcttcactttctgcagctcagtcTCTCAGAACTCATTAACACAATTTcccttttttaatcaaaaactTCATTGACCTCTGGAATAAACACTTGAGTGACTCACTACACCCCCTTGTGGTGTGATGTGGTAAGACAGCACTGAATCGGTAGCAGACTTCTGACTTATTAACTCCAATCAGAATCCCTACGacagaaagtaaaaaaacatcAGCTTGATGATATCCTGGTGAGTATTCTTCATTACCTAGCTGAGAAGAGTGTAGGCCTTGACTGGACCTCCTCCTTCGATCGGCCCGGTGCTCCCAAGACTCGCAGCTCAGCTCCCCGTTGGAGGAACTAGAACTGGGGGTCCAATCTCCTGGGTTACTCCTGTCGTGCCTCAGCGAGGGCCGAGGACTCTGGGGGCTCCGCGGCGTCTGCGGCGTCCGGGGACCGCTCCTCTCGCGGGGGTTCGGCGGAGGCGGCGTCAGGGGCAGGGGTTTCAGTTCTTGGTACTGCAGCGCCAATTCCAAGAGCTGCTTGGGCAGCGGTTCAGAAGTGGAGAAGGTGATAAGATCATCCACGACCGGGGGGTCCGAAGCCAGGGGTTTGGGGGGGGAGATCTCAAGTTCAGAAGGGGTGCGATCCTccaagggaggaggagggttagTTCGAGGGGGCACCCTGGGAGGAATGTCCAGGCAGCGACCCAGTCCCACAGAAGCCAGGAGGGAGCCGCCATCGAGCAGGGCCCGGTGGGTGTTTTTAATCAGGCCACCGAGAGAGCCCCTCTCAGGCCTGGGGGATCCCGCTGGGGAGGACCCGCCCTCCTCGCTGCCCGAGTCCCCCTGAGGTAGAGGAAGCCGCAGGCTGTCCTTCACTGAGGAGCCTGCAGAGACGGAGAAAGTTttcagaagacagaagaagaaagagacagaagaggaaCACTCAGCGTATTTATTATTCATTCGGGCTTCTATTTATAATTCACACTCATGCCAATGTGAATTATGAAGGCGGCTAATGGAAGGCGTGCGGCGGCCGGCAGCGGGCCGCCGACGGAGGGCGTCGGATACCGTTCTGAGCAGGAGGGGTGGGCGTGGAGGGTCGGTACTCCTCAAAGTCATCCTTGGACTCTCCATTCTCATTACTGTCCGATCCCAGCAGCTTGGCTCTCATGGACAGACTGAAAGCAGGAAGAATATCAATTAAGGCTCGGCTATGAACTAGGAAGTTTAAGGTGACAGGAAGCAGCGCCGCACCTGCTTTCCTGGGGACTCAGTCGCAGGACTTTGGGGCTTTTGGGACTTTTGGGGCTCTGAGGCCTCCAGTGGGGACTCAGCCTCAGGTCTCCGTTAGCTTGCTTAAGAGAGGGGGCCTCCAGGGGCCAGACCGGACTCAGACCGAACGCCCTGCTGCTGTCGCTGGGGctgactgcagagagaaatTGAGCAAAAATTAACACGACCTGGAAAATAATCAGTGTGCACACCAACAAAAGCCACATTTCAACAGCAAATTAAAACAGTAACCTTTAAATGACTCTTCCTACATCTACAGCGTAAAAAGCCCAGTCCCTCCACAGTCCTGATTAACTAACATGGACCATGTGGACACTGTAATACAGACATTAACAGCTCCCTGAGGCAGAAAGTGTGAGAGAAAGCAGTGAAGTGacctggaggaagatgaaggggGAAATGCAGAGTTTTGAAACAGGAATAGTTGGGACTGTACTTGCAAGGAACTGGCAACACTTCACAACGTGCCTGTCGGATTGTGTGAAAAGAGTGTACACCTTCAGTGTCATCCGGCATGTAACAAGTCCCAACACCTCGCGACAAACGCAATCACAACCTCACACATTCTTCTCAGTGCAACACCCGTTATGCtaataaacagacacaaagcGAGAGAATCGCGTCATTGAGATTCCCTGGCAATTCTTTTGCAACGTGGTATTAAAAAGATCTGTTTTGTGGGATGCATGAAAACTGGTCAAGCCATGTAGGAATCTATCCTGGTGACACTCAAGTTACCTCAGTTTACCTTTAGAGTATAcgtctgcatgttgtccctgcgcCTGCTTGGGTTTTCCTGCTTCGTGATACAATAAAAAGACTGTTGGGTCAATCGGTGGGGATACTTGGTCTGTGAGTGCGACCCATGCCCTTCATCCAATGTCAGCTGAAATTGGAGGGATTCGGCTGAAGCTATGGAGGGAGCGGAGAGAGGCATTTCGGCCTGAACTGGAGCCGACTGGAAGCATCTGAACAACCTGATAGGCGACCAACAGCTACGTGAGATTCTGCTTTTCGGTCATCAGTCGACTGGTCGCCAACGGATCAATTCCTCAAAGGGCTGACACTGTTGAAATGGAACTAGCCCATCGAGCTGCTacaaaaatgttaaatgtaAAAATCCACCTTCTGATACAGACTACCGGTACGAGTACTTATTAAATGCCATTAAGTCTAATTTATGCTCATTATGCAAACAACATGTGGAAGTTGTATGCTGCTATTAAAACCACATTGTATCCAGGTACTTTGGGCAGAATCAGACCCGATACcggtatcggtgcatccctggTAAACTTTAGTTCAGTTCTGAATTGGTACTGCTTTCTACCCCTCAGTCTCCCTCTGCAAACACTTTAACACCAAAACTTGAAGGATTTATGGTTTTCCAACACTTCCCTTTGGATCAAATGGTCATCTCATGAGCTGAAATTGAGAGAGCAGTCAGTCCTGGACAAATTATTACATTTCCTCACGGTGGAAagattgatttttaaattattcgGATATATTTTTCAAGCCATTCCAACCTCACAGGACTCCACAAACTCTTTAAGAGCTCTTTAGATCTTGGCATGATGAAAGTGTTCAGTACGACCCCAGATGTCAGACTTTAGATCGGAAAGAcgaagaaaaatatgaaatgtgtTGTGTCTGATGTTGGAacccaaaggaaaaaaaaaagttaacaaCTTTCATGGAGTGCACCTACTGATACTGTATGAATTTAGATCCCTCTACCTCAGGTACTGGAAGTGGGGCGAGGAATGGGAGCTAATAGAGAAGCAAATCTAATCCTGCCCCCACAGATAGAAAATAAGAAACGATGGCTCCGGTATCCAGGAGCTGGCAGCACATGTGTCACAGCCAGCCTGCTGCGGAGCTAAAAACGCGAACTATTACAATCCCTAAAAATACAGGCTGCTTTAATTTTCTTGTTATCTAATTCAGTTTTTATACGGCACAATGGAATCCAGCGCCGTGGACTAATGCAAATCAATTTGGCAGTTCTCTAGACAAATAAGTTTAGGAGGCCCCGGCAATAAATCAGCGCTCGCTACCGAGAGGGCAAGCATAAATATCcactaaacacattttaatgacaGGCACACTCACGGCTTAGTGACTGCCATTAAGGAGAGTCATTAGGAAGCAAAGAAAAGCAGACCGCtgtttaatgaataaatgaagctgGCAGATGTTTTTGGATTTACTAACCACTTCTGCAGATAAATGTTTCACTGTGAGTCGGCTTTTTATGTCAACTCCCAGTAGTAATTGTTTCGCGGAGACGAAGgaagggggaaagaaaaaaaaaaaagaaaaagaaatccatttaATTGCCTGTTGCTGCATCACAAATTTCCTGTTGGGGTTTTTCTTGTTGGGATGCTCCATGACCTGCTGGCTCCGAGCGGGCACATCTCGGGGTGTTTGTCTAAGGAGGCCGACAGTAAATCTGCGATGCCACCCTCTTTCTAGCGGAGCGGTGAATTCCTGCCTGCATATTTTTAATTCTGCAAACCGCACTGTAGCCGCCACATGCATATAAACTCTGTGGCCTCAGCCCCACCACCCGCCTGGCTCCGGGAAGCACAGCTGAATGGCTCCCCCAGCTGGAGAGAAGGGGGAACTGCAGGCAGCGGGGAAGGGGGAAGTGATGGGTGCgcgggggggaggaaaaaaaaaaacgctgaagAGAAGTGCTGAGCCGCTGAGAGGAAGTCAGATAATATTTGGACTGGAACAGACTATTGAAAAGGgaaaagggtgtgtgtgtgtgtgtgtgtgtgtgagggagagagagagagcgagagcaggGGCCCACGGGGAAACAAGGGAAGACAAAAGACGAGTGGGTGGTTGAGAGCACATGAAAGAGGAGGATTTGGAAAGCGAGAGATGCGATGTTGCAACACAGCTTGTGTgcgaatgcaaaaaaaaaagaaaaagaaaaaagaaaacgatggagcagagatgctgtgttgtttctggaaattaaagagggaaagaaaaaaaaacaaaacaaaaacaacaactcacGTTGGATGGCGCGGAACCGCGGGCCGAAGGACGGTGACGAGCCCGACCCCAGGTCCGGGgagttcctcctcttctccagacCCGGGGACGCCTGGACTGTGATCTTATGGATGAAGTctgcaacaaacacaaatatgtcAGAAAGTTAAGAGACTTTGTCGTTTTGAAGCTTCTGTGCACCTTCTGGCCTTCaggtcccgtttacacaacgttttcaagtgaaaatggaaaaccttcATTGTTTTTTGGGAGTCTGTTGACACggcaacggtgctcggagcgaCCGAAAacggaactttttgaaaatgcctccCCGTTTTGAACTTTATAGCGTGTTGTTCTCAAGCCAACAGCATCCAATTTTGGCATTTCTGCCGTCGCCACGAGAACAGGccattttcatcacttttctgaaacgaaaacacaaaaatgatgcgtttGCGCTCAGTTTCTATGAAACCCGGCAGATTTCACTGCcaacagaaaaaggaaacagCAGGTAACAGCAGGGACTATTTCAAAACATGAAATCACTCACTTCTGATGAAGTAACACGGCAAACAGCTGCCTCAAATGAACTCCTTTACTCCTCCTAATTTAGtccttttcttcctttcctcACCTAATTTTGCTTTTCTGCGAAATTAATGACATGAGCTGCTGAAGTGAtaaatcagactttatttgCTCCATCACTTCACTGCAGCTGTGCCACATTAAATCAGGAGTTTTAAAGAAAGCCGTCTTTGAGGGCTCCAGGAGATCGCACAGCACTTAATAAGACTCTATTCAAGGTACAATTTGTGATATTTCTGAAGTCAAAACCTGTAAGAATGGAATAAAATGTGAGCAGAAATAAAACCTTTAGCTCCTCCGGTTCTGTAATTCCACTTTGTACCACAAGATGGTACAGTGAGGTTCAACGATTAAAAGCACCACAAAGGAAATAGATCTTCTTCACAGcaacaataaattaaaattcaaattgaaaatttgttaattatttgaaaatatacAGTATAACTATTGAATAATTAATTGTGTTTACTTTTTTGTTGCGATGTACATGTACATTGTACAATTACCCCTCAAGTATTTCAACTTTCTGTGGCGAATGTTTGCAAAGTTTCTGTCCATTAACATACCACAGATAAAGGAGGGCCACGTACGTCAGAGGATTTGGAATGAACTACATTTTTTGTGCATTGAATTGCAGATTTTGCCTATCAATCACAAGCAAATCATGCAATTAATCATATTTGATAACAGTCAGGTTTATATCATTTATTCCCCTTACACTGACGGTTTATGTGCTCAAAGACCTCAGATGTTCACATTTACCTAACACTTGGAATGTTCAGcacatctgattggtcagatacAGCAAacatgaatgcacagtgcatggaaACATCTCTTcgaattcattcattcatttcagcctTTTGGAAGATGTACATTGTGCCAGTTGAAATTCCAACACTGTCCTATACTTTCAAAACAGCATGTTAAGAGCATTGGTGCCATTTGGCAGTGCAACAGGTCAATATGATGGTCTTATAGCGCCCCTCGTGAATCTGAAGGCATACTGCATTGAACTGTTTCAAGCATCTTTACAGACATTTGAACCGGAACATTCTACTTTATGGccaaagaaatgtttgaagtttgaaaaaaaagtgatggtCCAACTGTTGATGGGCTCCAGGATCTTTTCAGTAAGCGCATTGGTAAAATATCTCTGATCACAGACACTGACACCAGCAGATCCTttaatgtgacacacacaaaaaaaaaccctctacaATTCCATCAAATGCTGATCTTAGCCTGAACTTGATAAGGTAGGTCCTAGATACTACGTATTGGATATTAGGTGCTAAATCTTAGGTCTTAAGTCTTAGGTCCTAAGTCATAAGCCTTTTTTAGCAGGTACTTGGTCTTAGGTACCAGATGCTAGGTGTTCAGTCTTAGATGCTCGGCCTTAAGTACTTTATCTCAGGTACTAGGTGCTAGGTACTAGCTACTAAGCTTTAGGTACTAGGTCTTCAGTTGTAACTCTTAGGTCCCAGGTCTTCAATCCTGAACAAATTGAATTAGATTTTAAATCAGCTGGAAATCCTTTGAATGGCTTTGCCAAAATTAAACAACCTTCCACCTGAAGGCCTGAAGAACATCTTTAGATTTTGACATGGACACAAAAGCAGAACAAAAGACAACGAAAAGTAATTTTTACTCATTgaaaaacacttcctgtttctgcaagGAATAATCCAGGTGTCTGAAAAGTCAAAAATCGTGTCTGAAAAGTGACAAACCACACAGCAAAGCCTGGGCTATCTCGCCTCAACCACAGGGTTTGCTCCGGTTATTTTTAGCCACAATACAACCAGAATAGAGACAAATCAGCCACACGGTTGCACGGCCTGCACAACACATCGTTCTTAAGCCTTGAGAAGGTGCCACACCGCACTGTGACGACAGGTACTGTTTGTGTACGCAACCAATaaacccaaaaagaaaaagagggacaTCTAAGAATGTTCTGTCCAAGTGACTCCAGGGTCTAAAAGGCGGGAGCAGCacaggacggaggagaggatAAGAATAATATTGGTGGAAAGAGGAAGGGaa
The nucleotide sequence above comes from Salarias fasciatus chromosome 3, fSalaFa1.1, whole genome shotgun sequence. Encoded proteins:
- the LOC115386286 gene encoding mitogen-activated protein kinase kinase kinase 11 codes for the protein MEPLKNIFSRGPLSNWKNLDQSQKGNFTNPVWTALFDYEASCKDELTLRKGDLVEVLSLDSEISGDEGWWAGKVNNKVGIFPSNYGSFKPSGYGKLPGSGVVGELSPAVVGDFEPEQVDFRELSLEEVIGVGGFGKVYRGTWRGELVAVKAARQDPDEDISVTAQNVRQEARLFAMLTHPNIIALQGVCLQEPNLCLIMEYASGGPLSRALAGRRIPPHVLVNWAVQIARGMLYLHNEAIVPVIHRDLKSNNILLAQPIENECMEGLTLKITDFGLAREWHKTTKMSTAGTYAWMAPEVIKSSTFSKGSDVWSYGVLLWELLTGEAPYRGIDGLAVAYGVAVNKLTLPIPSTCPEPFAQLMSECWDQDPHRRPNFGSILAQLTALEQQVKEEMPQDSFHSLQEDWKLEIQDMFDELRAKEKELRCREEELKRAALEQKSHEEFLRQREQQLAQWEQDVFERELSLLILHLNHNQEKPNVKKRKGTFKKHKLKSKNGEKISMPQDFIHKITVQASPGLEKRRNSPDLGSGSSPSFGPRFRAIQLSPSDSSRAFGLSPVWPLEAPSLKQANGDLRLSPHWRPQSPKSPKSPKVLRLSPQESSLSMRAKLLGSDSNENGESKDDFEEYRPSTPTPPAQNGSSVKDSLRLPLPQGDSGSEEGGSSPAGSPRPERGSLGGLIKNTHRALLDGGSLLASVGLGRCLDIPPRVPPRTNPPPPLEDRTPSELEISPPKPLASDPPVVDDLITFSTSEPLPKQLLELALQYQELKPLPLTPPPPNPRERSGPRTPQTPRSPQSPRPSLRHDRSNPGDWTPSSSSSNGELSCESWEHRADRRRRSSQGLHSSQLVLDLPLCQDTQDSEDKPSLPYINPALYSPKTRRLEVSVIPRPRPSPIRPRIDPWSFISAGGRSSAGGRCPNRSDSNLLSHHPSPTNPFTNCDPFPSPDCDPFALKADPSSGSDVASPFDPFSAPFSAPFPTSRSAPCSANGSPTLPSFRIAPINPADSPLIDLDWAACGRPLDGTKERAHPRRILGLKPFKSPTQLRDDRF